The following are from one region of the Gammaproteobacteria bacterium genome:
- a CDS encoding TerB family tellurite resistance protein, with translation MAMFGFLGLDKTVTAAAAAGGALVGAGAAHVYHKITTGGKIKRLEERLGDVDDEAQERAVKKIAILKALAHRDGSFHAEEKLFLYRYILLCPHLPADLKVSLGRELEEPPPTLLSEIWKKIREVIRFSDLFKTDEEAAGFVQTMLQLAKADGQTDPSEMDQINKVCADCKIPVHLHPIVNTTSLTRQGCTG, from the coding sequence ATGGCGATGTTCGGCTTTCTTGGTTTAGATAAAACCGTCACTGCTGCCGCTGCGGCGGGAGGCGCGCTCGTCGGCGCTGGCGCGGCGCATGTTTATCACAAAATAACAACGGGCGGTAAGATCAAGCGCCTTGAAGAGAGGCTAGGCGACGTTGACGATGAGGCGCAGGAGAGAGCGGTTAAGAAGATCGCCATCTTGAAGGCGCTGGCCCACCGCGACGGCTCGTTCCATGCGGAGGAGAAGCTTTTTCTATATCGCTACATACTCTTGTGTCCTCACCTGCCTGCCGATTTGAAGGTCTCATTGGGGCGGGAGCTTGAGGAGCCACCACCCACCCTGCTGAGCGAGATATGGAAAAAAATCCGCGAAGTGATCCGTTTTTCCGATCTCTTCAAAACGGACGAAGAGGCGGCGGGGTTTGTGCAAACAATGTTGCAGCTGGCCAAGGCGGATGGCCAGACCGACCCATCCGAAATGGATCAGATAAACAAAGTGTGCGCTGATTGTAAAATTCCAGTGCATCTTCATCCCATCGTCAATACAACGAGCCTAACCCGCCAAGGCTGTACTGGATGA
- a CDS encoding IS4 family transposase, with protein sequence MYSGQLVFAQLMEHLPLHTFRRCVQRYPSKYPTKTFSHLDQFLCMAFAQLTYRESLRDIETCLRAHQAKLYHLGIRGNIAKSTLADANEQRDCRIYADFAMSLIQTARKLYASDSFAVELEQTVYALDTTTIDLCLSVFPWARFRSTKAAVKMHTLLDLRGNIPTFIHISDGKMHEVNVLDILIPEAGSFYIMDRGFTDFARWFTLHQAQAFFVIRGKSNLLFRRVYSRTVDKSTGLRCDQTIALTARKASKDYPQHLRRIKFYDAEHDRFLVFLTNNFDLPALTIAQLYRCRWQVELFFKWIKQHLRIKRFYGTTENAVKTQIWIAIAVYVVVAIVKKRLNTEASLYTILQILSLTLFEKTPLDQLLKNAETQMSMQKDNNQLNLFN encoded by the coding sequence ATGTATTCAGGCCAGTTGGTGTTCGCACAACTCATGGAGCATTTGCCCCTTCACACATTCCGTCGCTGCGTGCAGCGCTACCCTTCCAAATATCCCACCAAGACTTTTTCGCATCTCGATCAATTTCTCTGCATGGCGTTCGCGCAGCTGACTTACCGCGAAAGCCTGCGCGACATCGAAACCTGTCTGCGCGCCCACCAAGCCAAGCTCTATCACTTGGGCATACGAGGCAACATCGCCAAGAGCACGCTGGCCGATGCCAACGAGCAACGCGACTGTCGCATCTACGCGGATTTCGCGATGAGCTTAATCCAGACCGCCAGAAAGCTTTACGCCAGCGACAGCTTTGCGGTCGAACTGGAACAGACGGTCTACGCACTCGATACCACGACCATCGACCTGTGCTTGAGCGTCTTTCCGTGGGCACGCTTCCGCTCCACCAAAGCTGCCGTCAAGATGCATACGCTGCTCGACCTGCGCGGCAACATTCCAACCTTCATCCACATCAGCGATGGCAAGATGCACGAGGTCAATGTGCTCGATATCCTGATACCCGAAGCCGGCAGCTTTTACATCATGGATCGTGGCTTCACCGACTTCGCTCGCTGGTTCACCCTGCATCAAGCACAGGCGTTCTTTGTCATCCGTGGCAAATCCAATCTGCTCTTTCGTCGCGTCTACTCTCGCACCGTGGACAAGTCCACTGGACTGCGCTGCGACCAGACCATTGCATTGACTGCTCGCAAGGCCAGCAAGGATTACCCGCAGCACCTGCGACGCATCAAGTTCTACGATGCCGAACACGACAGGTTTCTGGTCTTTCTGACCAACAACTTCGACCTGCCTGCGCTGACCATCGCTCAGCTTTATCGTTGCCGCTGGCAGGTCGAGCTATTCTTCAAGTGGATCAAACAGCATCTTCGAATCAAGCGGTTCTATGGCACCACCGAGAATGCAGTCAAGACGCAAATATGGATCGCCATCGCGGTTTACGTCGTGGTCGCCATCGTGAAAAAGCGGCTCAATACCGAGGCTTCGCTTTACACAATCCTACAGATTTTGAGCCTGACTCTTTTCGAGAAAACGCCACTCGATCAATTACTTAAAAATGCGGAGACGCAAATGAGCATGCAGAAAGACAATAACCAATTGAATCTATTCAATTAA
- a CDS encoding M48 family metallopeptidase has translation MHIKTLLIACMGAAMMTGCAIESTTQSGAVGADRKQFMIVSEEDAQRAGSAQYAQLKQQATARGALNSDKKQYDRLVAIANNIIPQTAVFRSDALSWKWEISLFNSDEINAFCMPGGKIGVYSGLINKLKLTDDEIAVVMGHEIAHALREHSREQMSQALGQQAIFAGLSIFTGMNATQLNVLQQASEVGLTLPHSRKDEREADRIGLELAARAGFNPRAGISVWKKMLAADGSGPPQFLSTHPAPESRIQDIEALMPIVMPLYEDAIKNKGHRNNR, from the coding sequence ATGCATATAAAGACATTACTGATCGCCTGCATGGGCGCCGCCATGATGACCGGCTGCGCCATAGAAAGCACGACACAGTCCGGGGCGGTGGGCGCTGACCGCAAACAGTTTATGATCGTTTCAGAAGAAGATGCACAGCGTGCCGGAAGCGCCCAATACGCGCAGTTAAAGCAGCAGGCCACGGCACGCGGCGCACTCAACAGCGATAAAAAACAATATGACCGCCTGGTTGCAATAGCCAACAACATCATACCTCAAACTGCCGTATTCCGTTCCGACGCACTAAGCTGGAAATGGGAAATCAGCCTGTTCAATAGCGATGAGATCAACGCTTTTTGCATGCCGGGTGGAAAAATTGGGGTTTATAGCGGCCTGATCAACAAACTCAAACTTACGGACGATGAGATAGCCGTCGTGATGGGGCATGAAATCGCTCATGCGCTGCGTGAACACTCGCGTGAACAGATGTCCCAGGCACTCGGGCAACAAGCCATATTCGCAGGGCTGTCTATTTTCACTGGGATGAATGCCACGCAGCTCAATGTGTTGCAACAAGCCTCAGAGGTTGGGCTAACTTTACCGCATTCACGAAAAGATGAACGGGAAGCTGACCGTATCGGCCTTGAGCTGGCTGCCCGCGCCGGCTTTAACCCGCGTGCTGGCATCAGTGTGTGGAAAAAGATGCTGGCGGCGGATGGCTCCGGCCCGCCTCAGTTCCTGAGCACCCACCCCGCCCCTGAATCGCGGATTCAGGATATCGAAGCACTGATGCCGATTGTTATGCCGCTTTATGAAGATGCGATTAAAAACAAAGGACATAGGAACAATCGTTGA
- a CDS encoding protein adenylyltransferase SelO family protein, which yields MRNCRTLLICNHSDPAGRYAYNQQPQIGLWNLACLAQALTPIISTEDAEAALQSYRSTYAERYTALMGQKLGLTHASKDDASLVNTLLDMMHTSHADYTNLFRSLSHFKSAPGEKNAALRDQFIDRTAFDTWSASYRDRLQREQGSDAERKTRMNKVNPKYILRNHLAQTAINKAEQGRDFSEVDRLLRLLQHPFNEQPEMEDYAATPPEWARHITVNCSS from the coding sequence TTGCGAAATTGCCGGACACTTCTGATTTGTAACCATTCCGACCCTGCCGGGCGCTACGCCTATAATCAGCAGCCACAAATCGGCCTATGGAATCTCGCCTGCCTGGCACAGGCCTTGACGCCGATCATCTCGACGGAAGATGCGGAAGCAGCCCTTCAAAGCTATCGTTCGACCTACGCCGAGCGCTATACGGCATTAATGGGACAGAAACTGGGCCTGACTCACGCAAGCAAAGACGATGCTTCGCTGGTTAATACGCTATTGGACATGATGCACACCAGCCACGCCGACTACACCAACCTGTTCCGCAGTTTAAGCCATTTCAAGTCGGCACCCGGAGAGAAAAACGCTGCGTTGCGCGATCAATTCATCGACCGCACAGCGTTCGACACCTGGAGCGCATCTTATCGCGACCGCTTACAAAGGGAGCAAGGCTCGGATGCGGAACGCAAAACACGCATGAACAAGGTCAATCCAAAGTACATTTTACGCAATCATTTGGCGCAGACTGCCATCAACAAGGCCGAACAGGGGCGCGATTTTTCAGAAGTAGACCGCTTGTTGAGATTGCTCCAACATCCTTTTAACGAACAACCGGAGATGGAGGATTATGCCGCAACACCGCCGGAATGGGCGCGCCACATTACAGTAAATTGCTCATCCTAA
- a CDS encoding Ig-like domain-containing protein, producing the protein MTVNPTVSATFSEAMNASTISTSTFTLTGPSGAVSGTVSYTGNTAIFSPTAALANSATYTATITTGAQDAAGNALAANYSWSFTTIAVGVVDTSNPTTVGGSVSGLQGSLVLRNNGGNDLALSSNGAFIFSTAFAAGTAYNVTVATQPVSQSCTVLNGAGTLAANVTNVSVSCVLAAPAAPTVTLGFGIKQLQFAWSAISGTTYYRVFENPDGVSGYSQVGADLTATSYNHGIVLYRRVNASYFVQACNSAGCTASPAVYVSVGLTQSIGYFKASNTNAGDWFGTAVALSIDGNTLAVAAYREDSNAELINGNQADNSASFAGAVYVYTRSAGVWLQQAYVKGSGTSVSFFGYAVALSSDGNTLAVGAPAAGSSGQVNVYTRSAGVWSSSGYAQASNANLTDWFETAVALSSDGNTLAVGAPFEDSNATGINGNQADNSATDAGAVYVYTRSAGVWPQQAYVKASNTNAGDDFGRAVALSGDGNTLAVGAPFEDSNATGINGNQADNSVSEAGAVYVYTRSAGIWSQQAYVKASDTNAYTVLGDMFGFAVALSGDGNTLAVGAHREDSNATGINGNHLDNSASDAGAVYVYTRSAGAWSQQAYVKASITSPTGGEFGFAVALSSDGNALAVGAHRESSNATGINGNQLWSSLAIHAGAVYVYTRSAGVWSQQAYVKASNTNASDLFGTAVALSGDGNTLAVGAVDEDSNATGINGNQADNSASGAGAVYLY; encoded by the coding sequence ATCACCGTAAACCCCACTGTATCCGCCACCTTCTCCGAGGCCATGAATGCCTCGACCATCAGCACCAGCACCTTCACGCTCACCGGCCCCAGCGGGGCCGTCTCCGGCACAGTCAGTTACACCGGCAACACCGCCATCTTCTCACCCACGGCCGCACTTGCCAATAGCGCGACCTATACCGCGACGATCACCACCGGCGCGCAGGATGCGGCCGGTAATGCGTTGGCGGCGAACTATTCCTGGAGCTTTACGACCATTGCGGTAGGAGTGGTCGACACCAGCAACCCCACCACCGTCGGCGGCAGTGTGTCTGGCCTGCAAGGTTCGCTCGTGCTGCGCAACAACGGCGGTAACGATCTCGCTCTCAGCTCCAATGGCGCCTTCATCTTTAGTACGGCCTTCGCCGCTGGCACTGCGTATAACGTGACGGTTGCGACCCAGCCAGTTAGTCAGAGCTGCACCGTATTGAATGGCGCCGGCACACTTGCGGCGAATGTCACCAATGTCAGCGTGAGCTGCGTGCTCGCGGCACCGGCGGCACCCACCGTCACGCTCGGGTTCGGCATCAAACAACTCCAGTTCGCGTGGTCCGCTATCAGCGGCACTACCTATTATCGCGTGTTCGAGAACCCCGACGGTGTCTCTGGCTATAGCCAGGTCGGCGCTGACCTGACCGCCACCAGTTATAACCACGGCATCGTGCTGTATCGCCGCGTCAATGCCTCTTACTTTGTGCAGGCCTGCAACAGCGCGGGCTGCACGGCCTCCCCTGCGGTATATGTGTCCGTCGGCCTGACCCAGTCCATCGGTTATTTCAAAGCCTCGAACACAAACGCAGGTGACTGGTTCGGAACCGCCGTTGCCCTCAGCATCGATGGCAACACCCTGGCGGTGGCTGCCTACCGTGAGGACAGCAACGCCGAACTCATCAACGGCAACCAGGCGGATAATTCGGCGAGCTTCGCCGGCGCGGTGTACGTATACACGCGCAGTGCGGGGGTCTGGTTACAGCAGGCCTATGTGAAGGGCTCGGGTACAAGTGTTAGCTTCTTCGGATACGCCGTTGCCCTCAGCAGCGATGGCAACACCTTGGCGGTGGGTGCCCCTGCGGCGGGATCCAGCGGCCAGGTGAACGTATACACGCGCAGCGCTGGGGTTTGGTCATCTTCGGGCTATGCGCAGGCATCGAACGCAAACTTAACTGACTGGTTCGAAACCGCCGTTGCCCTCAGCAGTGATGGCAACACCCTGGCGGTGGGTGCCCCCTTTGAGGACAGCAACGCCACCGGCATCAATGGCAACCAAGCGGATAATTCGGCGACTGACGCCGGCGCGGTGTATGTCTACACGCGCAGCGCCGGGGTCTGGCCACAGCAGGCCTATGTGAAGGCATCGAACACAAACGCAGGTGACGATTTCGGACGCGCCGTTGCCCTCAGTGGCGATGGCAACACCCTGGCGGTGGGTGCCCCCTTTGAGGACAGCAACGCCACCGGCATCAATGGCAACCAGGCTGACAATTCGGTGAGCGAAGCCGGTGCGGTGTATGTCTACACGCGCAGCGCTGGGATTTGGTCACAGCAGGCCTATGTGAAGGCCTCGGACACAAACGCATATACCGTGCTCGGCGATATGTTCGGCTTCGCTGTTGCCCTCAGCGGCGATGGCAACACCCTGGCTGTGGGTGCCCACCGGGAGGACAGCAACGCCACCGGCATCAACGGTAACCATTTGGACAATTCGGCGAGCGATGCGGGCGCGGTGTACGTTTACACACGCAGCGCCGGGGCTTGGTCACAGCAGGCCTATGTGAAGGCATCGATCACAAGCCCAACTGGTGGCGAGTTCGGCTTTGCCGTTGCCCTCAGCAGTGATGGCAACGCCCTGGCGGTGGGTGCCCACCGGGAGTCCAGCAACGCCACCGGCATCAACGGCAACCAGCTGTGGTCCAGTTTGGCGATCCACGCCGGCGCGGTGTACGTATACACGCGCAGCGCTGGGGTCTGGTCACAGCAGGCCTATGTGAAGGCCTCGAACACAAACGCATCTGACCTGTTCGGAACCGCCGTTGCCCTCAGCGGCGATGGCAACACCCTGGCTGTGGGTGCCGTCGATGAGGACAGCAACGCCACTGGCATCAACGGCAACCAGGCGGACAATTCGGCGAGCGGCGCTGGCGCGGTGTACCTGTACTGA
- a CDS encoding rhodanese-related sulfurtransferase has translation MTNIIVAALYKFAKLPDYRDMQPGMLDFCVAQGLKGTLLLAAEGINGTVAGTRSGIDALISFLRADARLADLEHKESYADEMPFYRMKVRLKKEIVTLGVPGVDPNEKVGIRVAPEDWNALISDSDVVLIDTRNGYEYDIGTFRGAIDPGTDTFREFPDYVSKNLDPAKHKKVAMFCTGGIRCEKATSFMLEQGFEEVYHLQGGILKYLEKIPAEKSLWQGECFVFDQRVAVGHGLALGEYEQCHACRYAISPQDKASPKYQEGISCPHCFDSLTEEKRVSSAERQKQVELALKRGTVHIGSPQKKRDPLLG, from the coding sequence ATGACAAATATTATTGTTGCCGCCTTATACAAATTCGCCAAGCTGCCTGACTACCGGGACATGCAACCTGGCATGCTCGATTTTTGCGTTGCGCAAGGGCTAAAGGGAACGCTTTTGCTTGCCGCGGAAGGCATTAACGGTACCGTCGCGGGCACGCGCTCAGGGATTGATGCCCTGATCTCATTTCTGCGTGCGGATGCACGACTTGCGGACCTGGAACACAAAGAGTCTTATGCCGATGAAATGCCTTTTTACCGGATGAAGGTTCGCCTGAAAAAGGAAATCGTCACGCTGGGTGTGCCGGGCGTTGATCCAAACGAAAAGGTAGGTATCCGCGTCGCCCCGGAAGATTGGAATGCCCTGATCTCCGATTCGGATGTGGTGCTGATTGATACACGCAATGGCTATGAATACGATATTGGCACTTTTCGCGGTGCGATTGACCCCGGCACGGATACGTTCCGTGAGTTTCCGGACTACGTCAGCAAAAACCTCGACCCCGCAAAACATAAAAAAGTCGCCATGTTTTGCACCGGCGGCATTCGCTGTGAAAAAGCCACATCTTTCATGTTGGAGCAGGGATTCGAGGAGGTCTACCACCTGCAAGGCGGTATTCTAAAATATTTGGAAAAGATCCCCGCTGAAAAAAGCCTGTGGCAAGGCGAATGTTTCGTATTTGACCAGCGGGTGGCTGTCGGGCATGGCCTGGCATTGGGTGAATACGAACAATGCCACGCCTGCCGTTATGCCATATCACCCCAAGACAAAGCCTCGCCAAAATACCAGGAGGGCATATCCTGTCCGCACTGTTTCGACTCTCTGACGGAAGAAAAGCGTGTCAGCTCGGCGGAGCGGCAAAAGCAAGTCGAATTGGCACTCAAGCGGGGTACGGTACACATAGGGTCACCGCAGAAAAAGCGAGACCCTTTATTAGGATGA
- a CDS encoding YaeQ family protein → MALKATIFKAELQIVDMDRNYYHDHVLTIAQHSSETDERMMVRLLAFVQHAHEALAFGKGLSADDEPDLWQKDLTGAIETWIDVGLPDEKRVRKACGRARHVFIYNYGGRSADIWWDQNSSNLGRLKNLTVINLSMAVSQALAKLAQRNMQLLCTVQDGQIWLADKDDTVQVDLVMLKTP, encoded by the coding sequence ATGGCCCTTAAAGCAACTATTTTTAAAGCCGAATTGCAAATCGTCGACATGGATCGTAACTATTACCATGATCACGTTCTTACCATCGCCCAGCATTCATCGGAAACCGACGAGCGCATGATGGTGCGCTTATTGGCCTTTGTGCAGCACGCTCACGAGGCATTGGCGTTTGGCAAGGGGTTAAGCGCTGATGATGAGCCCGATCTCTGGCAGAAGGATTTAACCGGCGCCATCGAAACCTGGATAGACGTGGGTTTGCCCGACGAAAAACGGGTTCGCAAAGCCTGTGGCCGCGCCCGGCACGTATTCATTTATAATTATGGCGGGCGTAGCGCCGATATCTGGTGGGATCAAAACAGCAGCAATCTTGGAAGGCTGAAAAATCTCACAGTGATAAACCTGTCAATGGCCGTAAGCCAAGCCTTGGCGAAGTTGGCGCAGCGCAATATGCAGTTGCTATGTACCGTTCAGGATGGGCAGATTTGGCTGGCCGATAAGGACGACACAGTGCAGGTAGACTTGGTTATGTTAAAAACCCCGTAG
- a CDS encoding IS4 family transposase: protein MYSGQLVFAQLMEHLPLHTFRRCVQRYPSKYPTKTFSHLDQFLCMAFAQLTYRESLRDIETCLRAHQAKLYHLGIRGNIAKSTLADANEQRDRRIYADFAMSLIQTARKLYASDSFAVELEQTVYALDTTTIDLCLSVFPWARFRSTKAAVKMHTLLDLRGNIPTFIHISDGKMHEVNVLDILIPEAGSFYIMDRGFTDFARWFTLHQAQAFFVIRGKSNLLFRRVYSRTVDKSTGLRCDQTIALTARKASKDYPQHLRRIKFYDAEHDRFLVFLTNNFDLPALTIAQLYRCRWQVELFFKWIKQHLRIKRFYGTTENAVKTQIWIAIAVYVVVAIVKKRLNTEASLYTILQILSLTLFEKTPLDQLLKNAETQMSMQKDNNQLNLFN from the coding sequence ATGTATTCAGGCCAGTTGGTGTTCGCACAACTCATGGAGCATTTGCCCCTTCACACATTCCGTCGCTGCGTGCAGCGCTACCCTTCCAAATATCCCACCAAGACTTTTTCGCATCTCGATCAATTTCTCTGCATGGCGTTCGCGCAGCTGACTTACCGCGAAAGCCTGCGCGACATCGAAACCTGTCTGCGCGCCCACCAAGCCAAGCTCTATCACTTGGGCATACGAGGCAACATCGCCAAGAGCACGCTGGCCGATGCCAACGAGCAACGCGACCGTCGCATCTACGCGGATTTCGCGATGAGCTTAATCCAGACCGCCAGAAAGCTTTACGCCAGCGACAGCTTTGCGGTCGAACTGGAACAGACGGTCTACGCACTCGATACCACGACCATCGACCTGTGCTTGAGCGTCTTTCCGTGGGCACGCTTCCGCTCCACCAAAGCTGCCGTCAAGATGCATACGCTGCTCGACCTGCGCGGCAACATTCCAACCTTCATCCACATCAGCGATGGCAAGATGCACGAGGTCAATGTGCTCGATATCCTGATACCCGAAGCCGGCAGCTTTTACATCATGGATCGTGGCTTCACCGACTTCGCTCGCTGGTTCACCCTGCATCAAGCACAGGCGTTCTTTGTCATCCGTGGCAAATCCAATCTGCTCTTTCGTCGCGTCTACTCTCGCACCGTGGACAAGTCCACTGGACTGCGCTGCGACCAGACCATTGCATTGACTGCTCGCAAGGCCAGCAAGGATTACCCGCAGCACCTGCGACGCATCAAGTTCTACGATGCCGAACACGACAGGTTTCTGGTCTTTCTGACCAACAACTTCGACCTGCCTGCGCTGACCATCGCTCAGCTTTATCGTTGCCGCTGGCAGGTCGAGCTATTCTTCAAGTGGATCAAACAGCATCTTCGAATCAAGCGGTTCTATGGCACCACCGAGAATGCAGTCAAGACGCAAATATGGATCGCCATCGCGGTTTACGTCGTGGTCGCCATCGTGAAAAAGCGGCTCAATACCGAGGCTTCGCTTTACACAATCCTACAGATTTTGAGCCTGACTCTTTTCGAGAAAACGCCACTCGATCAATTACTTAAAAATGCGGAGACGCAAATGAGCATGCAGAAAGACAATAACCAATTGAATCTATTCAATTAA
- a CDS encoding peptidylprolyl isomerase, whose translation MVVSAQTTAAPVADAHPHVLMETSLGNIVLELDRAKAPKSVENFIKYVQDGFYDGTIFHRVISNFMIQGGGFTSDYAQKPVRAPINNEADNGLQNMRGTIAMARTGDPHSATAQFFINTVDNDFLNHSAPNPRGWGYAVFGKVVEGMEVVDKIRAVSTGSGGPFPTDVPKVSVVIKKVSLVGAAKAK comes from the coding sequence ATGGTGGTTAGCGCACAGACGACTGCTGCGCCGGTTGCCGACGCTCATCCACATGTACTCATGGAAACCAGCCTGGGCAATATCGTGCTGGAACTGGACCGCGCCAAGGCCCCAAAATCGGTGGAGAATTTCATCAAGTACGTGCAGGACGGCTTTTACGACGGCACCATCTTTCACCGCGTCATCAGCAACTTCATGATTCAGGGCGGCGGATTCACCTCAGACTATGCGCAAAAACCAGTCCGCGCGCCCATTAACAACGAAGCCGACAATGGCCTCCAGAACATGCGCGGCACCATTGCCATGGCACGCACCGGCGACCCCCATTCGGCCACCGCGCAGTTTTTCATCAACACCGTCGATAATGACTTTCTGAATCACAGCGCACCCAACCCGCGCGGCTGGGGTTATGCGGTATTCGGCAAAGTGGTCGAGGGTATGGAAGTGGTGGACAAGATTCGCGCCGTTTCTACCGGTTCTGGCGGCCCCTTCCCTACCGATGTCCCCAAAGTTTCCGTAGTTATCAAAAAGGTCTCGCTGGTCGGCGCCGCTAAAGCAAAATAA
- a CDS encoding UDP-2,3-diacylglucosamine diphosphatase, whose translation MSTLFISDLHLSTERPEITHLFLEFLRNEAAQADALYILGDLFEVWIGDDASVSEYRTVIEGLRHLVGSGTPVYVMHGNRDFLMAKGFEEASGSRIIPDPTIIDLYGEPTLLMHGDTLCTDDIEYQRFRSQVRDPARQQQFLSLPPQQRAAIAMDYRAQSREKSSQKAQEIMDVNPQAVENTLREHGVISMIHGHTHRPATHKITVDGKTAQRTVLGDWYHQGSVLTCSDTGCDLTTYYI comes from the coding sequence ATGAGCACGCTATTTATTTCCGACCTGCATCTAAGCACCGAGCGGCCCGAAATTACCCACCTTTTTTTAGAGTTTCTGCGCAATGAGGCTGCCCAGGCCGATGCGCTGTATATTCTCGGCGATTTGTTCGAAGTGTGGATAGGCGATGATGCCTCCGTATCCGAATATCGCACGGTCATTGAAGGTCTGCGGCATCTGGTGGGCAGCGGCACCCCTGTCTATGTGATGCACGGTAACCGGGATTTCTTGATGGCAAAGGGTTTTGAGGAGGCCAGCGGCAGTCGCATCATTCCCGACCCCACCATTATCGATCTGTATGGCGAACCAACACTGCTCATGCACGGCGATACGCTGTGTACCGATGACATCGAATACCAGCGTTTCCGCAGCCAAGTACGTGATCCAGCGCGGCAGCAGCAATTTCTCTCATTACCCCCGCAACAGCGCGCCGCCATCGCCATGGATTATCGCGCGCAGAGCCGCGAGAAATCCAGCCAGAAGGCGCAGGAAATCATGGATGTAAATCCACAGGCGGTGGAAAACACCTTGCGCGAACACGGTGTGATTAGCATGATCCACGGCCACACTCACCGCCCAGCCACGCATAAAATTACGGTAGACGGCAAAACCGCGCAGCGCACCGTGCTTGGCGATTGGTATCATCAAGGAAGTGTGCTGACTTGCAGCGACACAGGCTGCGACCTAACAACCTATTATATTTAA